In one window of Dehalococcoidia bacterium DNA:
- a CDS encoding nitrite/sulfite reductase, translating into MTTAKKPVPSKGIVPYVPAEADEFQQMAASYQKGEIKDAEFTPWRLRRGIYGQRQEDRQMVRVKIPGGILTADALDILGEVAEKYVPLRKGHITTRENIQYHHVLLEHAPDLMRLMGQAGLTTREACGNTVRNVISCPLGGVCRNEVFDLTPYMVAYTRRFVRHPVTQNMPRKWKTSFSPCASDCANAPMHDLGFIAVVKDENGVRRKGFKMLVGGGTSIMPKYAQTLYEFVPVEDFLRVSEAALRVFNQADELRKNKMMARVKVLIHKIGIDKYRELVEEELKKPWAREGDFDPTPLMEDLVAHEEAGALAKQTNGHGGAPPVDLEFGVWRRSNAIAQRQAGFYAVSVKVTRGDLSPEQFHGLADLVRRHAGGQVRLTPEQNLTIRWVREQRLYDIWKALKALNLAEPDAQDINDVCSCPGTDSCKLGITSSMGLALALRESFKTYNGLADDPLVKKLHIKMSGCPNGCGRHHIANIGFQGAMVKGPDGQQVPAFEPFLGGAYENGETRYGQRLPGVKLPSKRVPEALKAFLEFYKENRRENEEFNAFYDRVGPQPFVDIASRFRDVGPLNKETIGLYMDWGKTVLYKVERGEGECAV; encoded by the coding sequence ATGACCACCGCGAAGAAGCCTGTTCCCTCCAAGGGCATCGTCCCCTACGTGCCCGCGGAAGCGGACGAGTTCCAGCAGATGGCGGCGAGCTACCAGAAGGGGGAGATAAAGGACGCGGAATTCACGCCCTGGCGTCTCCGCCGTGGCATCTACGGCCAGCGTCAGGAGGACCGCCAGATGGTGCGTGTGAAAATCCCCGGCGGCATCCTGACCGCCGACGCGCTCGATATCCTCGGCGAGGTGGCCGAGAAGTATGTGCCTCTGAGGAAGGGGCATATCACCACGCGTGAGAACATCCAGTACCACCACGTGCTGCTGGAGCACGCCCCGGACCTGATGCGACTCATGGGGCAGGCGGGCCTCACCACCCGCGAGGCGTGCGGCAACACGGTCCGCAACGTCATCTCGTGCCCCCTGGGCGGCGTGTGCCGCAACGAGGTCTTTGACCTGACGCCGTACATGGTGGCCTACACCCGCCGTTTCGTCCGGCACCCCGTGACCCAGAACATGCCGCGCAAGTGGAAGACGTCATTCTCCCCCTGCGCGAGCGACTGCGCCAATGCGCCCATGCACGACCTGGGGTTCATCGCCGTCGTCAAGGACGAGAACGGGGTCAGGCGCAAGGGCTTCAAAATGCTCGTGGGCGGCGGCACCTCCATCATGCCCAAGTACGCGCAGACGCTCTACGAGTTCGTGCCAGTGGAGGACTTCCTGCGGGTCAGCGAGGCCGCTCTGCGCGTGTTCAACCAGGCGGACGAGTTGCGCAAGAACAAGATGATGGCGCGGGTCAAGGTGCTCATCCACAAGATTGGCATTGACAAGTACCGGGAGCTGGTGGAGGAGGAGTTGAAGAAGCCGTGGGCGCGGGAAGGCGACTTTGACCCCACGCCCCTGATGGAAGACCTGGTGGCGCATGAGGAGGCCGGTGCGCTGGCCAAGCAGACCAACGGGCATGGCGGAGCGCCGCCGGTGGACCTGGAGTTTGGGGTGTGGCGCAGGAGCAATGCCATCGCCCAGCGGCAGGCCGGCTTCTACGCGGTGTCCGTGAAGGTCACGCGCGGCGACCTCTCGCCCGAGCAGTTCCACGGCCTGGCGGATCTCGTGCGCAGGCACGCCGGCGGCCAGGTGCGGCTCACCCCTGAGCAGAACCTCACCATTCGCTGGGTGCGCGAGCAGCGCCTGTACGATATCTGGAAGGCGCTGAAGGCCCTCAACCTGGCCGAGCCGGACGCTCAGGACATCAACGACGTCTGCTCATGCCCCGGCACCGATAGCTGCAAGCTGGGCATCACGTCGTCCATGGGCCTGGCGCTCGCCCTCCGCGAGTCCTTCAAGACGTACAACGGGCTTGCCGACGACCCGCTCGTCAAGAAGCTGCACATCAAGATGAGCGGCTGCCCCAACGGCTGCGGGCGTCACCATATCGCCAACATCGGCTTTCAGGGCGCGATGGTGAAGGGGCCGGACGGCCAGCAGGTGCCCGCCTTCGAGCCGTTCCTGGGCGGCGCCTATGAGAACGGCGAGACCCGCTACGGCCAGCGGCTGCCGGGGGTCAAGCTCCCGTCCAAGCGCGTGCCGGAGGCCCTCAAAGCGTTCCTGGAGTTCTACAAGGAGAACCGCAGGGAGAACGAGGAGTTCAACGCCTTCTACGACCGCGTAGGGCCGCAGCCCTTCGTGGACATAGCGTCGCGCTTCCGTGATGTGGGGCCGCTCAACAAGGAGACCATTGGCCTGTACATGGACTGGGGGAAGACGGTGCTCTACAAGGTGGAGCGCGGCGAAGGCGAGTGCGCGGTATAG